The DNA window GTTAAAGGAATTTTTTGGAGGATCTGTGAATTTGGATGAAAAAAACAGAGTTTTTGAAGAGATCATGGGAGATACCATTGTTTATGTAACACTCTTTAAAAGAGAACTGAACCAGCTTAACGAACAGAAATTTATGAAAACACTGTTATGGTTGACTTTGATAGATGAATATGGCAGTCCATCAATATCGAACCTAGGAAGGAAAATAAACGTTTCAAAGTCTCAGATGACCTCCAGAGTTGATCAGCTCGTTGAAGATGGGTTGATTGAAAGAATTAACGACACCGAAGACAGAAGAATCATCAGGATCCAATTGACAAAAAATGGTAAAAATTTCCTCAAAGACTCTAAAAAAAATATTGAAGCAGAAATGAACGAACTGATTGCTCCACTTAGTGTTGAAGATATCGAAGATCTAAAGACAAGCGTACTAACAATAAAAAAAATTGTCCTTAAAATTCAGCAGTCCAAAAAGAAACTATGTTAAATACCATCTTTAACACAACAATCGTTTGAAATGTTTTTTTAATTTTTACTAACTTCTAGAAATGAGTTAAAAAAATGTTTAGCTCATTTAAATGTCCAATTTTTTTTTATTCACATCATTAAGGAGTGATTCACTTGAAATTATCACAGGGTATAGGAATGTTAGAAATATCCATAAACCTCACTGGAAATCAAAGTAAAATATATCCAAACATCCTAACCAATGAAGAGGCTCAAAGAGCTTTGAAGTCCCTTAAAAAATTAACCAACTTCGATATTGAAAATATCGTATGCTACCATGAAGGCCTATACAATAATATACCAACAATGCCATTGAAAAGCTTTTGGAGACGTTTGAATGATTGATTATACCTTAATTTTTCTTCCATTCGTTGGTTTTCTCATAGGTTTGCTCGTAACAACACTCGGAGGTGGTGGGGGTGGATTGTACGTACCCATCTTAACACTTTTAGGGGTGGCTCCACAAGTTGCAGTTGCAACTTCCCTTGCAACGGTTCTTCCAACCACTGCAGTGGGTGCCTACAGCCACAACAGAAAGGGTAACGTGGATGTGAAGACTGGAATCATCCTTGGAATAGGAGGAATTATAGGAACACTCATTGGAGCTTACGTAGCAAATTTAATCCCACCAAACCTTTTAAAGAAAGGTTTAGGACTGTTATTACTAATATTTGCAATTCCAATGATAAGAAGATTCATAGGAGTTTACAAGAAATCTAAAACACCCAAAGAGGAACACCATGAAATTGAAGAGAATTTGAGTGAAGATCCTGATAGGGAAACTTTGAAATTAACAGGTCCCAAAAGAATATTTGCATCCCTATTTGGAGTGGCCGGTGGAGTGCTAGCAGGAGTTTTTGGACTGAGTGGAACACCACCAATATCTGCAGGTCTTTACAGTTTGGGACTGCCAACACTCATGGTGGTAGGAACCACAGTTTTTGTGCTGGTTTTCAATTCCTTGGCAGGTATAGGAGGATACCTATTTTTAGGCAGATTCGATGTGGTGTTAACTGT is part of the Methanobacterium lacus genome and encodes:
- a CDS encoding MarR family transcriptional regulator, whose protein sequence is MNLDEKNRVFEEIMGDTIVYVTLFKRELNQLNEQKFMKTLLWLTLIDEYGSPSISNLGRKINVSKSQMTSRVDQLVEDGLIERINDTEDRRIIRIQLTKNGKNFLKDSKKNIEAEMNELIAPLSVEDIEDLKTSVLTIKKIVLKIQQSKKKLC
- a CDS encoding sulfite exporter TauE/SafE family protein, producing MIDYTLIFLPFVGFLIGLLVTTLGGGGGGLYVPILTLLGVAPQVAVATSLATVLPTTAVGAYSHNRKGNVDVKTGIILGIGGIIGTLIGAYVANLIPPNLLKKGLGLLLLIFAIPMIRRFIGVYKKSKTPKEEHHEIEENLSEDPDRETLKLTGPKRIFASLFGVAGGVLAGVFGLSGTPPISAGLYSLGLPTLMVVGTTVFVLVFNSLAGIGGYLFLGRFDVVLTVLLGGGAVVGSFLGPKLLEKAGKELVEKFIPPVLIGISVIFGLALIF